The Geobacillus stearothermophilus ATCC 12980 genome contains a region encoding:
- a CDS encoding methyl-accepting chemotaxis protein has protein sequence MFRTLRSKLIVLMALLLVISLAATQLVGVVQMRKMVDADVKQRAQTALDGLLGDIRDSFQSEENSLVQFSESPLALQMVQDEKMWLQLEKQFRTFLRLHENVQFIYIGTEQKKMYISPMTELPDGYDPTSRPWYKAAMKRPDEVVWTEPYVDAITGKHVVTLAKAVSENGRIAAVIGIDMTLDAVTRIVNASDVGYNGYPVLFDAKGTAVVHPQYKGKNMAKNATVRYMLEHEKGMHEYEQDGERRVIYFTTIPELGWKVGAVYRESNLSAMSRSLGATMLVITVIAFIVALVVVYFLARSITKPIVALQEQVEKAAGGDLTVHARITAKDEIGRLARHFNEMIDHMRALIGEVNRSVNELAASADHLSAVSEETMATSEQVAKAISEIAKGTTDQAGSLDTINERTTALSQQIEAVANATAGMESLSDETKTASYDGLEHLNILQKKSEEAKNELESVENVISDLVKKMDEIDGVIQTITAISGQTNLLALNASIEAARAGEHGKGFAVVADEVRKLAEQSAKATEMIRATIAAIQQQAGLVMEAVRRSKQAYNEQREAVHTTGDSFVKITGMMEQVADALAGIMEEAKRMNASKDDVVGAMQNIAAIAQQAAAAAEEVAASADDQLQALSTVTESAEALSEMSRQLKQLVEKFKIS, from the coding sequence GTGTTCCGGACATTGCGCAGCAAATTGATCGTCTTGATGGCTTTATTGTTAGTGATTTCATTGGCAGCAACACAACTCGTTGGGGTTGTGCAAATGCGGAAGATGGTGGATGCTGACGTGAAACAGCGGGCGCAGACGGCGCTTGACGGACTGCTCGGCGATATTCGCGACAGTTTTCAAAGTGAGGAGAATAGCTTAGTGCAATTCAGTGAATCGCCGTTGGCTTTGCAAATGGTTCAAGATGAAAAAATGTGGCTGCAGCTTGAGAAACAGTTCCGCACGTTTTTGCGCCTGCATGAGAATGTGCAATTCATCTATATTGGCACCGAGCAGAAGAAAATGTATATATCGCCGATGACAGAGCTCCCGGACGGATACGATCCGACGAGCCGCCCGTGGTATAAAGCGGCGATGAAGCGGCCGGATGAAGTGGTGTGGACCGAACCGTACGTCGATGCGATTACCGGCAAGCACGTTGTGACGTTGGCCAAAGCGGTGAGCGAAAACGGCCGCATTGCTGCGGTCATCGGCATCGATATGACGCTCGATGCGGTGACAAGAATCGTCAATGCGAGCGACGTCGGCTATAACGGCTATCCGGTGCTGTTTGACGCGAAGGGGACGGCGGTCGTCCACCCACAATACAAGGGGAAAAACATGGCGAAAAACGCGACGGTCCGCTACATGCTCGAGCATGAAAAAGGAATGCACGAATATGAGCAAGACGGCGAACGGCGGGTGATTTACTTCACTACGATTCCAGAGCTTGGCTGGAAAGTCGGCGCTGTCTATAGAGAAAGCAATTTATCCGCGATGAGCCGCTCGCTCGGAGCAACCATGCTTGTCATTACGGTGATTGCGTTTATCGTCGCTTTGGTCGTCGTTTATTTCTTAGCGCGCTCAATCACCAAGCCGATTGTGGCGCTGCAAGAGCAAGTCGAAAAGGCGGCGGGCGGCGACTTGACGGTGCACGCGCGCATCACTGCCAAAGATGAGATTGGCCGCCTCGCCCGCCATTTTAACGAGATGATCGATCATATGCGCGCGCTGATCGGCGAAGTGAACCGATCGGTCAACGAGCTGGCCGCCTCGGCTGATCATTTAAGCGCCGTCTCAGAGGAAACGATGGCGACAAGCGAACAAGTGGCCAAAGCGATCAGCGAAATCGCCAAAGGAACGACCGATCAAGCAGGAAGCCTTGATACGATCAATGAGCGGACAACAGCGCTGTCGCAGCAAATCGAAGCGGTTGCGAATGCGACGGCTGGCATGGAGTCGCTGTCCGATGAAACGAAAACCGCGAGCTACGACGGCTTGGAGCATTTAAACATTTTGCAGAAAAAATCGGAGGAAGCGAAAAATGAACTCGAGTCTGTAGAAAATGTCATTAGCGACCTTGTGAAAAAGATGGATGAAATTGACGGTGTCATTCAAACGATCACGGCCATTTCCGGACAGACGAATTTGCTGGCGTTAAACGCCAGCATCGAGGCGGCGCGGGCTGGCGAGCATGGGAAAGGGTTTGCCGTTGTCGCTGATGAAGTGCGCAAGCTGGCCGAACAATCCGCGAAAGCGACGGAGATGATCCGCGCGACGATCGCCGCCATCCAGCAGCAAGCCGGGCTGGTGATGGAGGCGGTCCGCCGCTCCAAGCAGGCGTACAACGAACAGCGGGAAGCGGTGCACACGACCGGCGATTCATTTGTCAAAATCACTGGCATGATGGAGCAAGTGGCTGATGCGCTTGCTGGGATTATGGAGGAAGCAAAGCGGATGAACGCGAGCAAAGACGATGTCGTCGGAGCGATGCAAAACATCGCCGCCATCGCCCAACAAGCAGCGGCAGCGGCGGAAGAAGTGGCTGCTTCGGCTGATGATCAGTTGCAGGCGCTTTCGACGGTGACCGAATCGGCGGAGGCGTTAAGCGAAATGAGCCGGCAGTTGAAACAACTGGTTGAGAAGTTTAAGATTTCATAA
- a CDS encoding YbxH family protein, which yields MGAIEHEGYIFEIEYSVLLQKGALHVYRDGELIEEIEFAFCGEKPDEQQIEALVSEYVEQKTSGRC from the coding sequence ATGGGCGCGATTGAACATGAGGGCTATATATTTGAGATCGAATACAGCGTCTTGCTGCAAAAAGGGGCGCTGCACGTTTATCGCGACGGTGAATTGATTGAGGAAATTGAGTTTGCATTTTGCGGCGAAAAGCCCGATGAACAGCAAATTGAAGCGCTTGTGAGCGAGTATGTCGAGCAAAAAACCTCCGGCCGCTGTTAG